From a single Raphanus sativus cultivar WK10039 chromosome 3, ASM80110v3, whole genome shotgun sequence genomic region:
- the LOC108845749 gene encoding F-box/LRR-repeat protein 3 yields the protein MKKKAKQIEEKAMDLLSEEVVFIILDLVAQNNPSNLKSFSLTCKWFYQMESKHRTSLRPLRPEYLPRILKRYPNTSDLDLTFCPRVTDYALSVVGCLSGPTLRSVDLSRSFSFTAAGLLRLAVKCVSLVEIDLSNATEMRDAGAAAVAEAKSLERLKMERCKKVTDMGIGCIAVGCRKLKNVSLKWCVGVGDLGVALLSLKCKDIRSLDLSYLPITGKCLHDVLKLQHLEQLLIQGCFGVDDDSLNSLTHHCNSLKNLDASSCQNLTQRGLTSLLSGAPCLERLDLSHSPSVISLDFASSLNKVSALLQSIRLDGCSVTCDGLKAIGTLCTSLREVSLSKCVTVTDEGLSSLVMKLKGLTKLDITCCRKLTGVSITQLANSCPLLVSLKMESCSLVSREAFWLIGHKCRLLEELDFTDNEIDDQGLKSISTCLSLSSLKLGICLNITDRGLSYIGMGCSNLRELDLYRSVGITDIGFSSIAQGCCHLETINISYCKDITDKSLLSLSKCSLLQTFESRGCPYITSQGLAAIAVRCKRLTKLDLKKCPYINDSGLLTLAHFSQSLRQISVSDTGVTDVGLVSLANIGCLQNIAAVNTRGLSPSGVAAALVGCGGLRKVKLHASLRSLLLPSLINHMEARGCAFLWKDYHTNNNKNTLQAELDPKYWKLQLEEDIVL from the exons atgaagaagaaggcGAAGCAGATTGAAGAGAAGGCAATGGATCTACTATCGGAGGAGGTGGTGTTCATAATCCTAGACTTGGTGGCTCAGAACAACCCTTCCAATCTCAAATCCTTCTCTCTTACCTGTAAATGGTTCTACCAGATGGAGTCCAAGCACCGCACATCCCTTAGACCTCTCCGACCCGAGTATCTTCCTCGTATCCTTAAAAGGTACCCTAATACCTCCGATCTCGATCTCACCTTCTGCCCGCGCGTCACCGACTACGCGCTTAGCGTCGTGGGATGCCTCTCAGGACCAACGCTGAGGTCCGTGGACTTATCGCGCTCATTCTCCTTCACGGCGGCGGGGCTGCTGAGACTGGCGGTGAAATGCGTAAGTCTGGTGGAGATAGACCTGTCGAACGCGACTGAGATGAGGGACGCGGGGGCGGCGGCGGTGGCGGAGGCGAAGAGCTTGGAGAGGCTGAAGATGGAGAGATGCAAGAAGGTGACGGACATGGGAATAGGATGTATAGCGGTAGGATGTAGGAAGCTGAAGAATGTGAGCTTGAAATGGTGTGTTGGCGTCGGTGATTTAGGAGTTGCTCTCCTTTCCCTCAAATGCAAGGACATTCGCTCCTTAGACCTCTCCTACTTGCCc ATCACAGGCAAGTGCTTGCATGATGTTCTCAAACTTCAACACCTTGAACAACTTCTTATACAAGGCTGTTTCGGTGTCGATGATGACTCTCTTAATTCACTCACCCATCACTGCAACTCCTTAAAG AACCTTGATGCATCGAGCTGCCAGAATTTAACTCAGAGAGGTTTAACCTCACTTTTAAGCGGGGCCCCATGTCTCGAGCGCCTTGATCTATCACACTCTCCTTCT gtcatcTCATTGGATTTTGCAAGTAGCTTAAACAAGGTTTCAGCATTACTACAGTCGATCAGGTTGGATGGTTGTTCGGTAACTTGTGATGGGTTGAAGGCGATAGGCACTCTGTGCACTTCCCTCAGGGAGGTTAGCCTAAGCAAATGTGTCACTGTAACTGATGAAGGTCTTTCTTCTCTTGTAATGAAACTCAAAGGCCTTACAAAACTTGATATCACCTGTTGCCGGAAACTAACTGGAGTTTCAATCACCCAACTCGCCAATTCTTGTCCCTTACTTGTCTCTTTGAAGATGGAGTCTTGTTCTCTTGTTTCCAGAGAAGCCTTTTGGTTGATCGGTCACAAGTGTCGCCTACTTGAAGAGCTCGACTTTACTGACAATGAGATTGATGATcaag GACTAAAATCCATATCTACTTGTCTTAGTCTTTCCTCGTTGAAGTTGGGAATATGTCTGAATATAACAGACAGAGGACTCTCGTACATTGGTATGGGCTGCTCTAATCTCCGTGAACTTGATCTCTACAG GTCGGTCGGAATAACAGACATAGGATTCTCGTCCATCGCACAAGGCTGCTGTCATCTCGAAACAATCAACATATCATACTGCAAAGACATCACAGACAAGTCCTTGCTCTCATTGTCCAAATGCTCATTGTTACAAACATTCGAGAGCCGGGGATGCCCTTACATCACTTCCCAAGGACTTGCCGCCATTGCTGTGCGATGTAAGCGGCTCACCAAGCTCGACTTGAAAAAGTGTCCATACATCAATGACTCCGGTTTGCTCACTCTCGCTCACTTTTCACAGAGCCTCAGACAG ATAAGCGTGTCGGACACGGGGGTGACAGATGTGGGACTTGTGTCGCTAGCAAACATAGGGTGTTTGCAGAACATAGCGGCAGTGAACACGAGGGGTTTGAGCCCGAGTGGAGTAGCAGCAGCGTTGGTTGGGTGTGGAGGGTTAAGAAAAGTGAAACTCCACGCTTCCCTCAGATCACTACTTCTTCCGTCTCTTATAAACCACATGGAAGCTCGTGGTTGCGCCTTCCTGTGGAAAGACTACCATACTAATAATAACAAGAATACACTTCAG GCGGAGTTAGATCCCAAATACTGGAAGCTACAGCTGGAAGAAGATATTGTgctttag